The following are from one region of the Gaiellales bacterium genome:
- the flgC gene encoding flagellar basal body rod protein FlgC, producing MFDSLNVSASGMTATQLWMDVISSNLANADSTKSANGQPYRRKEIELSAASPSFGEVLGGVQVDGIVDDPSPLRQVYDPGNPEANKQGYVTMPNVNPVTEMVDLISASRGYESNVTAMNAAKQMFSKTFDVLR from the coding sequence ATGTTCGACTCACTCAACGTCTCGGCGTCGGGGATGACCGCCACGCAGCTGTGGATGGACGTCATCTCCTCGAACCTCGCGAACGCCGACAGCACCAAGTCCGCCAACGGCCAGCCGTACCGGCGCAAGGAGATCGAGCTCAGCGCCGCCTCGCCCAGCTTCGGCGAGGTGCTCGGCGGCGTCCAGGTCGACGGCATCGTCGACGACCCGAGCCCGCTGCGGCAGGTCTACGACCCGGGGAACCCCGAGGCCAACAAGCAGGGCTACGTGACCATGCCGAACGTGAACCCGGTCACCGAGATGGTCGACCTGATCTCGGCCAGCCGCGGCTACGAGTCCAACGTGACCGCCATGAACGCGGCCAAGCAGATGTTCTCCAAGACCTTCGACGTCCTCCGCTGA
- the fliE gene encoding flagellar hook-basal body complex protein FliE, with protein MQIPAISNGIAGVTGTTGISSNLGGVGSVSGSGSGSGGGFGSMLTDAITSLNDSQNTASSDSVALATGQASDVTSVVTDVEKANLEMQLAVQVRNKAVDAYEEIMRMQI; from the coding sequence ATGCAGATCCCGGCCATCTCAAACGGCATTGCCGGCGTCACCGGCACCACGGGGATCTCGAGCAACCTCGGCGGCGTCGGCTCGGTCTCCGGGTCGGGCTCCGGCTCGGGCGGCGGCTTCGGCTCGATGCTGACGGACGCGATCACGAGCCTGAACGACTCGCAGAACACGGCCTCCTCCGACTCGGTCGCGCTGGCCACCGGACAGGCCTCGGACGTGACCTCCGTGGTCACCGACGTCGAGAAGGCGAACCTCGAGATGCAATTGGCTGTTCAGGTTCGCAACAAGGCTGTCGATGCGTACGAGGAAATCATGCGGATGCAGATCTAG
- the fliF gene encoding flagellar basal-body MS-ring/collar protein FliF has product MPNLSSIKDTWKSIEPRGQLTMVVSFLLILVTAYFLFNYATKPSYTTLQTGLQPTQTNRVTQALAGAGVAYKVGNGGTTVSVVSGQLSAAQVALASAGVGPGSQPGLANFTKTSLGTTNAQQQAMYQLGLQGDIERQIESITGVTSAQVQIVLPTDTLFADQASQATASVLLNTDTTFDPGAVSGIAHMVASGVQGLSSQNVTITDQTGAMLWPAGGSGADGMPGATSKLAVQQSYDSQLAARVDALLGQTLGADKGQAQVSSDLNMDQVTQDSVKYDGTKVPLTSATTKENLQSAGGSTSGVAGTSANVPPVYSAGSSKTGAPTVYLNTTGNTSFGADKTVSHTVVAPGAVNQLHVALLFDSSVPPKALQALRATVATMVGLVPSRGDTISMASVPFQKQSATSGAAGGPLGMIGVSSPSVLVRDALIGLAALVFLFMLRKNLKRREGDARFAEPTWLREISQATPIAALEVATVPSGAVQHRELMQKEAEQIVQSQPEHVALQVQQWMNE; this is encoded by the coding sequence ATGCCGAATCTCTCCAGCATCAAGGACACGTGGAAGAGCATCGAGCCGCGCGGCCAGCTCACGATGGTCGTGTCGTTCCTGCTCATCCTCGTGACCGCGTACTTCCTCTTCAACTACGCGACGAAGCCGAGCTACACGACGCTTCAGACCGGCCTCCAGCCGACCCAGACCAACCGGGTCACGCAGGCCCTGGCCGGCGCCGGCGTCGCGTACAAGGTGGGCAACGGCGGCACGACCGTGAGCGTCGTCAGCGGCCAGCTCTCCGCCGCGCAGGTGGCGCTGGCCTCGGCCGGCGTCGGCCCCGGCTCCCAGCCCGGCCTCGCGAACTTCACGAAGACCAGCCTCGGCACCACGAACGCCCAGCAGCAGGCGATGTACCAGCTCGGCCTGCAGGGCGACATCGAGCGCCAGATCGAGAGCATCACCGGCGTCACCTCGGCCCAGGTGCAGATCGTCCTTCCGACCGACACCCTCTTCGCCGACCAGGCGTCGCAGGCGACCGCCTCGGTGCTCCTGAACACCGACACGACCTTCGACCCGGGCGCCGTGAGCGGCATCGCCCACATGGTCGCCTCCGGCGTCCAGGGGCTCTCGTCCCAGAACGTGACGATCACCGACCAGACCGGCGCGATGCTGTGGCCGGCCGGCGGGAGCGGCGCCGACGGCATGCCCGGCGCGACCTCGAAGCTGGCCGTCCAGCAGAGCTACGACTCGCAGCTGGCCGCTCGCGTCGACGCGCTGCTCGGCCAGACCCTGGGCGCCGACAAGGGCCAGGCGCAGGTGAGCTCCGATCTGAACATGGATCAGGTCACGCAGGACTCGGTCAAGTACGACGGCACCAAGGTGCCGCTGACGAGCGCGACCACCAAGGAGAACCTGCAGTCGGCCGGCGGCAGCACCTCCGGCGTCGCCGGCACCTCGGCCAACGTGCCCCCCGTCTACTCGGCGGGGAGCAGCAAGACCGGCGCGCCGACCGTGTACCTGAACACGACCGGGAACACCAGCTTCGGCGCCGACAAGACCGTCAGCCACACCGTGGTCGCCCCGGGCGCCGTCAACCAGCTGCACGTCGCGCTCCTGTTCGACTCGTCCGTGCCGCCCAAGGCCCTGCAGGCGCTGCGCGCGACCGTCGCCACGATGGTCGGCCTCGTCCCCAGCCGCGGCGACACGATCTCGATGGCGAGCGTGCCCTTCCAGAAGCAGAGCGCGACCTCCGGCGCCGCCGGCGGGCCGCTCGGCATGATCGGCGTCTCCAGCCCCTCGGTGCTCGTCCGCGACGCGCTGATCGGCCTGGCCGCCCTCGTGTTCCTCTTCATGCTGCGCAAGAACCTCAAGCGGCGTGAGGGCGATGCCCGCTTCGCCGAGCCCACCTGGCTCCGCGAGATCTCGCAGGCCACGCCGATCGCTGCCCTCGAGGTCGCCACCGTTCCGTCCGGCGCCGTCCAGCATCGCGAGCTGATGCAGAAGGAGGCCGAGCAGATCGTCCAGAGCCAGCCCGAGCACGTCGCCCTCCAGGTGCAGCAGTGGATGAACGAGTAG
- the fliG gene encoding flagellar motor switch protein FliG — protein sequence MTLSGRRKAAVLLVSLGARGAAEVFKHLPNEIIEQLTVEMARTPAVEPEQASAVMEELVAMANARGYIAEGGLRYAREVLEQSVGSARAGEIMNRLSVIIETTPFEFLRATPADQIAAFLANEHPQTIAMVVAQLPNTTLAAKVMELLPPELQADVAVRIATMGQTSPEVVKEVARVMEGKLETVLQREWAAAGGVRSLAAILNAANRTTERNILDHLQQEDEAVANEVRGLLFVFEDILQLDDRALQMVLREVDAKDLGLAMRGASTEVQEKILSNMSQRGAEMLREEMEYMPPQRRKVVEEAQSKIVAVVRKLDDAGELVISRGGDDEDELIG from the coding sequence ATGACGCTGAGCGGCCGCCGGAAGGCCGCCGTCCTGCTCGTCTCGCTCGGCGCGCGCGGCGCCGCCGAGGTCTTCAAGCACCTGCCGAACGAGATCATCGAGCAGCTGACGGTCGAGATGGCGCGCACGCCCGCCGTCGAGCCGGAGCAGGCGAGCGCCGTCATGGAGGAGCTGGTCGCGATGGCGAACGCCCGCGGCTACATCGCCGAGGGCGGCCTGCGCTACGCCCGCGAGGTGCTCGAGCAGTCCGTCGGCTCCGCCCGCGCGGGCGAGATCATGAACCGACTCTCGGTGATCATCGAGACCACGCCGTTCGAGTTCCTGCGCGCGACCCCGGCCGACCAGATCGCGGCCTTCCTCGCCAACGAGCATCCCCAGACCATCGCCATGGTGGTCGCGCAGCTGCCGAACACCACCCTCGCCGCCAAGGTGATGGAGCTGCTTCCGCCCGAGCTCCAGGCCGACGTCGCCGTTCGCATTGCGACGATGGGCCAGACCTCTCCGGAGGTCGTCAAGGAGGTCGCCCGGGTGATGGAGGGCAAGCTCGAGACCGTGCTCCAGCGCGAGTGGGCCGCCGCCGGCGGCGTCCGCTCGCTCGCGGCCATCCTGAACGCGGCCAACCGCACCACCGAGCGCAACATCCTCGACCACCTCCAGCAGGAGGACGAGGCCGTCGCGAACGAGGTGCGCGGGCTGCTTTTCGTCTTCGAGGACATCCTCCAGCTGGACGACCGCGCGCTGCAGATGGTGCTGCGCGAGGTCGACGCCAAGGATCTCGGCCTGGCCATGCGCGGCGCCTCGACCGAGGTGCAGGAGAAGATCCTCTCCAACATGTCCCAGCGCGGCGCCGAGATGCTGCGCGAGGAGATGGAGTACATGCCGCCGCAGCGGCGCAAGGTCGTCGAGGAGGCCCAGTCGAAGATCGTGGCCGTCGTCCGCAAGCTCGACGACGCCGGCGAGCTCGTGATCTCGCGCGGCGGCGACGACGAGGACGAGCTGATTGGCTGA
- a CDS encoding FliH/SctL family protein codes for MAEVFEFTALERPAFLIEDSASAEERAAVLQAEAQHLGHQEGLERGMAEARVRVERALEAVAAAGRAMAEMHDRYVADAEAAAVDLAFQIAEKVIGTTIATDREAVLGVVSGALLRTTDRDHLVLEVNPGDFELVRDSAAELAARLGGISRMEVVSERRVEAGGCVVRTEAGEIDARVRSQLERVRQLLAEAGGAPADAEPDGA; via the coding sequence TTGGCTGAGGTCTTCGAATTCACGGCGCTCGAGCGCCCCGCGTTCCTGATCGAGGACTCCGCCTCGGCCGAGGAGCGCGCCGCCGTCCTCCAGGCCGAGGCCCAGCACCTGGGCCACCAGGAGGGGCTCGAGCGCGGCATGGCCGAGGCGCGCGTGCGCGTCGAGCGGGCCCTCGAGGCCGTGGCCGCCGCAGGGCGCGCGATGGCCGAGATGCACGACCGCTACGTCGCGGACGCCGAGGCCGCCGCCGTCGACCTGGCCTTCCAGATCGCCGAGAAGGTGATCGGCACGACCATCGCCACCGACCGCGAGGCCGTGCTCGGGGTCGTCTCCGGCGCGCTCCTTCGCACCACCGACCGCGACCACCTCGTGCTGGAGGTGAACCCCGGCGACTTCGAGCTCGTGCGCGACTCGGCGGCGGAGCTCGCCGCCCGGCTCGGCGGCATCAGCCGGATGGAGGTCGTCTCGGAGCGGCGCGTCGAGGCCGGCGGGTGCGTCGTGCGCACCGAGGCCGGCGAGATCGACGCCCGCGTGCGCTCGCAGCTCGAGCGCGTCCGCCAGCTGCTCGCCGAGGCGGGCGGCGCGCCGGCCGACGCGGAGCCCGACGGTGCCTGA
- a CDS encoding FliI/YscN family ATPase translates to MPEPTAERPLAAYSRAIAEADLQSHRGRVTNLIGLVIEATGLRAEVGELVTIAGGRNRAAVPAEVVGFRNGRALLMPLGDMRGIAPGTVVAPTGGPFRVPVGDALLGRVLDGLGRPIDGGAEITGCRPRVVAGSPPSPMDRPRISERLDLGVRALDALVPCGRGQRLGIFAGSGVGKSTLLGSIARATTASVNVICLVGERGRELLEFIERDLGDALARSVVIVATSDQPALVRIKAALVATTIAEHFRDSGADVLLMMDSVTRLAIAQREVGLAIGEPPATRGYTPSVFAMLPQLLERAGTSGRGSITGLYTVLVEGDDMNEPVADAVRSILDGHCVLTRSLAHKSHYPAVDILQSVSRLADEITSPAVRSAAAALRETLAAYRAKEDLITIGAYSPGADASVDYAIAKVPEIDAFLRQPADEAADATETDLRLMELMADRDSGAQAVQNIEPANAGTTFATPAVDYLDANRLLEA, encoded by the coding sequence GTGCCTGAGCCGACCGCCGAGCGGCCGCTCGCCGCGTACTCACGGGCGATCGCCGAGGCCGACCTGCAGAGCCATCGCGGCCGCGTCACGAATCTGATCGGCCTCGTCATCGAGGCCACCGGCCTGCGCGCCGAGGTGGGCGAGCTGGTCACCATCGCCGGAGGCCGCAACCGCGCCGCCGTCCCGGCCGAGGTGGTCGGCTTCCGCAACGGCCGCGCCCTGCTCATGCCGCTCGGCGACATGCGCGGGATCGCGCCCGGCACCGTTGTCGCCCCGACGGGCGGCCCGTTCCGCGTGCCGGTCGGCGACGCCCTGCTCGGGCGGGTGCTCGACGGGCTGGGAAGGCCGATCGACGGCGGCGCCGAGATCACCGGCTGCCGGCCCCGGGTGGTGGCGGGCTCCCCGCCGTCGCCGATGGACCGGCCCCGCATCAGCGAGCGCCTGGACCTCGGCGTGCGCGCGCTCGACGCGCTCGTGCCCTGCGGCCGCGGCCAGCGCCTCGGCATCTTCGCCGGCTCCGGCGTCGGCAAGTCGACCCTGCTCGGCTCGATCGCGCGGGCGACGACCGCCTCGGTGAACGTGATCTGCCTGGTCGGCGAGCGCGGCCGCGAGCTGCTCGAGTTCATCGAGCGCGACCTCGGCGACGCCCTCGCCCGCTCGGTCGTGATCGTCGCGACCTCCGACCAGCCCGCCCTCGTGCGCATCAAGGCGGCGCTCGTGGCCACGACGATCGCCGAGCACTTCCGCGACTCGGGCGCCGACGTGCTCCTGATGATGGACTCCGTCACCCGCCTCGCCATCGCCCAGCGCGAGGTCGGCCTGGCCATCGGCGAGCCGCCGGCGACGCGCGGCTACACGCCGAGCGTCTTCGCGATGCTGCCGCAGCTGCTCGAGCGCGCGGGCACGTCGGGGCGGGGCTCGATCACCGGCCTCTACACCGTCCTCGTCGAGGGCGACGACATGAACGAGCCCGTCGCCGACGCGGTGCGCTCGATCCTCGACGGCCACTGCGTGCTCACCCGCAGCCTGGCCCACAAGAGCCACTACCCGGCGGTCGACATCCTCCAGTCGGTGTCGCGCCTCGCCGACGAGATCACGAGCCCCGCGGTCCGCTCGGCGGCCGCCGCCCTGCGCGAGACGCTCGCCGCCTACCGGGCCAAGGAGGACCTGATCACGATCGGGGCGTACAGCCCCGGCGCCGACGCGAGCGTCGACTACGCCATCGCGAAGGTGCCCGAGATCGACGCGTTCCTGCGCCAGCCGGCCGACGAGGCAGCCGACGCGACGGAGACCGATCTGCGGCTGATGGAGCTCATGGCCGACCGCGACAGCGGCGCTCAGGCTGTGCAAAATATCGAACCTGCAAACGCAGGCACTACATTTGCGACACCTGCCGTCGATTACCTGGACGCCAACCGTCTCTTGGAGGCCTGA
- a CDS encoding chemotaxis protein CheW, with the protein MSTDEPTRQLVIFSLGREEYALPITRVQEIIRYSEPRSVASQTPWIRGVINLRGNIVPVCDLAQRLGLGLERPESAKIVILETASGTAGVIVDDVDEVLTVTAEQLEDIPSADAEYVDAVAKVGERLAILLNPDGLLAGVQIAA; encoded by the coding sequence ATGTCCACCGATGAGCCCACCCGACAGCTCGTGATCTTCTCGCTCGGTCGCGAGGAGTACGCGCTGCCCATCACGCGCGTGCAGGAGATCATCCGCTACTCGGAGCCGCGCAGCGTCGCCTCGCAGACGCCCTGGATCCGCGGGGTCATCAACCTCCGCGGCAACATCGTCCCCGTCTGCGACCTGGCCCAGCGGCTGGGTCTCGGCCTCGAGCGCCCCGAGAGCGCGAAGATCGTCATCCTCGAGACCGCCTCCGGCACCGCCGGGGTGATCGTGGACGACGTCGACGAGGTCCTGACCGTCACGGCCGAGCAGCTCGAGGACATTCCGTCGGCCGACGCCGAGTACGTCGACGCGGTCGCCAAGGTGGGCGAGCGCCTCGCGATCCTGCTGAATCCGGACGGCCTGCTCGCGGGCGTCCAGATCGCCGCCTAG
- the cheB gene encoding chemotaxis-specific protein-glutamate methyltransferase CheB, which produces MSAHTPAFSKPIRVVVADDSAFMRRLITDALTERGAQVVGVGRDGDEALELCALHRPDVLSLDLAMPGKNGIAVLRELRRIGSPVAVVVVSAFSPAHGAHAVDALAEGAVELVPKPTGAALAAGFFGELYDKMCLAAISRRPRTPMSAPSAPAPTPRPAPALRHAGAPKRYVVIACSTGGPKALASLVPALPPDLGDGTVIVQHMPPGFTASLATRLDNASGLSVSEAQGGERLTPHTALVAPGGRHLHLHEGGRVTLGDEPEIGGLRPRADITIRDAARVFGERMLLVVLTGMGKDGLEGAREVRRAGGRILVEAEATCTVYGMPRAVAEAGLADVQLPLHELPAAIATEAA; this is translated from the coding sequence ATGTCCGCGCACACGCCCGCATTCTCCAAGCCCATCCGTGTCGTCGTCGCAGACGACTCGGCGTTCATGCGCCGCCTGATCACGGACGCGCTGACGGAGCGCGGCGCGCAGGTGGTCGGCGTCGGCCGCGACGGCGACGAGGCCCTCGAGCTATGCGCCCTGCACCGCCCCGACGTGCTCTCGCTCGACCTGGCCATGCCCGGCAAGAACGGCATCGCCGTCCTGCGCGAGCTGCGCCGGATCGGCTCCCCCGTCGCCGTGGTGGTCGTGTCGGCGTTCTCGCCCGCCCACGGCGCCCACGCCGTCGACGCCCTCGCCGAGGGCGCCGTCGAGCTCGTGCCCAAGCCGACCGGCGCCGCCCTGGCCGCCGGCTTCTTCGGCGAGCTCTACGACAAGATGTGCCTGGCAGCGATCTCGCGCCGGCCCCGCACTCCGATGTCCGCCCCATCCGCGCCGGCGCCGACGCCGCGCCCGGCCCCGGCTCTGCGCCACGCCGGCGCCCCCAAGCGGTACGTCGTCATCGCCTGCTCGACGGGCGGCCCGAAGGCGCTCGCGAGCCTCGTCCCGGCGCTTCCCCCCGACCTCGGCGACGGCACCGTGATCGTCCAGCACATGCCCCCGGGCTTCACGGCGTCGCTCGCGACCCGGCTCGACAACGCCTCGGGCTTGAGCGTCTCCGAGGCGCAGGGCGGCGAGCGGCTCACGCCCCACACGGCCCTCGTGGCCCCCGGCGGCCGCCACCTGCACCTGCACGAGGGCGGCCGGGTGACGCTCGGCGACGAGCCGGAGATCGGCGGTCTGCGGCCCCGCGCCGACATCACGATCCGCGACGCGGCTCGCGTCTTCGGCGAGCGCATGCTGCTCGTCGTCCTCACCGGCATGGGCAAGGACGGCCTCGAGGGCGCCCGCGAGGTGCGGCGCGCCGGCGGCCGGATCCTGGTCGAGGCCGAGGCCACCTGCACCGTCTACGGCATGCCCCGCGCCGTGGCCGAGGCCGGCCTCGCCGACGTCCAGCTGCCCCTGCACGAGCTGCCCGCCGCGATCGCGACGGAGGCCGCGTGA
- a CDS encoding protein-glutamate O-methyltransferase CheR, which produces MTSQPAFKRDDYTDFCEGVRRLTGIDLAQYKRPQMERRIRSFADRRGIDSLPGYLQALAADRDALEQFLDRMTINVSQLWRNPEQWDRLAGSILPELARAGTIRAWSAGASYGAEAYTLAAICRRVAPGCKVEIRGTDIDARMVARAREGRFSDDDARSAPAADLERAFDRDGSGWRAKPELRMMVKFATGDLLRDPVNKASFDLILCRNVVIYFTEPVRDALHERLASALRPGGYLMVGSSERVSVPQAFGLATAHPFIYRKS; this is translated from the coding sequence GTGACGTCCCAGCCCGCCTTCAAGCGCGACGACTACACCGACTTCTGCGAGGGCGTCCGCCGCCTGACCGGCATCGACCTCGCCCAGTACAAGCGGCCCCAGATGGAGCGCCGCATCCGCTCGTTCGCCGACCGCCGCGGCATCGACTCCCTGCCCGGCTACCTGCAGGCCCTCGCCGCCGACCGCGACGCGCTCGAGCAGTTCCTCGACCGCATGACGATCAACGTCTCCCAGCTCTGGCGCAACCCGGAGCAGTGGGACCGGCTGGCCGGGTCGATCCTCCCCGAGCTCGCCAGGGCCGGCACGATCCGGGCCTGGAGCGCGGGCGCGTCCTACGGCGCCGAGGCCTACACGCTGGCCGCGATCTGCCGCCGGGTCGCCCCGGGGTGCAAGGTCGAGATCCGCGGCACCGACATCGACGCCCGCATGGTCGCCCGCGCCCGCGAGGGCCGCTTCTCGGACGACGACGCCCGCAGCGCGCCGGCCGCCGACCTCGAGCGCGCCTTCGACCGCGACGGCAGCGGCTGGAGGGCCAAGCCGGAGCTGCGGATGATGGTCAAGTTCGCCACCGGCGACCTGCTCCGCGACCCGGTCAACAAGGCCTCGTTCGACCTGATCCTGTGCCGGAACGTCGTCATCTACTTCACCGAGCCGGTGCGCGACGCCCTGCACGAGCGGCTCGCGAGCGCGCTGCGCCCCGGCGGCTACCTGATGGTCGGCTCGAGCGAGCGCGTCTCCGTGCCCCAGGCCTTCGGCCTTGCCACCGCCCACCCCTTCATCTACCGGAAGAGCTGA
- a CDS encoding chemotaxis protein CheA gives MDTSEYLGMFLAESREHLQTLNLAVIRIEEAPDDGATIDEIFRIAHSLKGMSGTMGFARMAALTHTMEDVFETLRGRTGALERRVIDVLLECLDALEGAVEAIERDGDEQLDPTALIARLSELVGAAPPAAAEAPAEEAAETPEAVAGYSAEVPLLHVSVKLADDVMMPSVRAFMALAAVADHGETIWSSPTPDEVDAFSGSAVDAWVATDHEAETIEAAVRAVPDVAEVTVSVQAGSAVPAAVEDEPEAAAEAAEPVSAAAEPEAAADPAAQAQAAPQARKTSATVRVDALRLDQLMHFMGELVVHRTRVESLAAGSSVEGLAEAVGDLTRSSQALQALVMQVRMIEVDAVFMRFPRLVRDLSAKMGKQVDLILTGRDTELDRTVVDALGDPLVHLVRNSLDHALETPAEREAAGKPATGVLELSARQAGGNVIITVRDDGRGIDPDRVARKAVERGLIAPDEAAAVDMPRAIELLFAAGFSTAEQTSDISGRGVGMDAVRSTLRGLGGNVVMTSEPGVGTTVQVRLPLTLAIMPALLVESQTVPFAIPLERVERTVNLAEQTVRSVTGQRMLVLSDGVLPLIDLAEALGYEPAPEAAFVVIARGAEQRMALVVERLVGQHELVTRPLPAEAGSQSCLSGGAVLSDGTISLIVDCDALAETRAGHGPGAASGLQNAA, from the coding sequence ATGGACACCTCCGAGTACCTCGGCATGTTCCTCGCGGAGAGCCGCGAGCACCTCCAGACCCTGAACCTCGCGGTGATCCGCATCGAGGAGGCGCCGGACGACGGCGCCACCATCGACGAGATCTTCCGCATCGCCCACTCCCTGAAGGGGATGAGCGGCACGATGGGCTTCGCGCGGATGGCCGCGCTGACGCACACGATGGAGGACGTGTTCGAGACGCTGCGCGGGCGCACCGGCGCGCTCGAGCGGCGCGTCATCGACGTCCTGCTGGAGTGCCTCGACGCGCTCGAGGGGGCCGTCGAGGCGATCGAGCGCGACGGCGACGAGCAGCTCGACCCGACCGCCCTGATCGCCAGGCTGAGCGAGCTCGTCGGCGCCGCCCCGCCCGCCGCGGCGGAGGCCCCCGCCGAGGAGGCCGCCGAGACGCCCGAGGCCGTGGCCGGCTACTCGGCCGAGGTCCCCCTCCTGCACGTCTCGGTGAAGCTCGCCGACGACGTGATGATGCCGTCCGTCCGCGCATTCATGGCGCTCGCGGCCGTCGCCGACCACGGCGAGACGATCTGGAGCTCGCCCACGCCCGACGAGGTGGACGCGTTCAGCGGCTCCGCCGTCGACGCATGGGTGGCGACCGACCACGAGGCCGAGACGATCGAGGCCGCCGTCCGCGCCGTGCCCGACGTGGCCGAGGTGACCGTGTCCGTGCAGGCCGGCTCCGCCGTGCCCGCCGCGGTGGAGGACGAGCCGGAGGCCGCGGCCGAGGCCGCCGAGCCCGTCTCCGCCGCCGCCGAGCCCGAGGCCGCCGCCGACCCGGCCGCCCAGGCGCAGGCCGCGCCCCAGGCCCGCAAGACCTCTGCGACCGTCCGCGTCGACGCCCTCCGGCTCGACCAGCTCATGCACTTCATGGGCGAGCTCGTCGTCCACCGCACCCGGGTCGAGTCGCTCGCCGCCGGCTCATCGGTCGAAGGCCTGGCCGAGGCGGTCGGCGACCTCACGCGCAGCTCCCAGGCGCTGCAGGCGCTCGTGATGCAGGTGCGCATGATCGAGGTCGACGCCGTCTTCATGCGCTTCCCCCGGCTCGTGCGCGACCTGTCCGCCAAGATGGGCAAGCAGGTCGACCTGATCCTGACCGGCCGCGACACCGAGCTCGACCGCACCGTCGTCGACGCCCTCGGCGACCCGCTCGTGCACCTCGTGCGCAACTCGCTCGATCACGCGCTCGAGACGCCCGCCGAGCGCGAGGCGGCCGGCAAGCCCGCCACCGGCGTGCTCGAGCTCTCCGCCCGCCAGGCCGGCGGCAACGTGATCATCACCGTCCGCGACGACGGCCGCGGCATCGACCCCGACCGGGTGGCCCGCAAGGCCGTCGAGCGGGGCCTGATCGCCCCCGACGAGGCCGCCGCGGTCGACATGCCCCGCGCGATCGAGCTTCTGTTCGCAGCCGGGTTCTCGACCGCCGAGCAGACGAGCGACATCTCCGGCCGCGGCGTCGGCATGGACGCCGTCCGCTCGACCCTGCGCGGCCTCGGCGGCAACGTCGTCATGACATCCGAGCCGGGCGTCGGCACCACCGTCCAGGTGCGCCTGCCGCTGACCCTCGCGATCATGCCCGCCCTGCTCGTCGAGTCGCAGACCGTGCCGTTCGCCATCCCGCTCGAGCGGGTGGAGCGGACCGTGAACCTCGCCGAGCAGACCGTGCGCTCGGTGACCGGCCAGCGGATGCTGGTCCTCTCAGATGGGGTGCTGCCGCTGATCGACCTGGCGGAAGCGCTCGGATACGAGCCGGCCCCGGAGGCCGCGTTCGTGGTGATCGCCCGCGGCGCCGAGCAGCGGATGGCGCTCGTGGTGGAGCGGCTGGTCGGCCAGCACGAGCTGGTGACCCGGCCGCTGCCGGCCGAGGCGGGCTCGCAGAGCTGCCTCTCGGGCGGCGCGGTGCTCTCCGACGGGACGATCAGCCTGATCGTCGACTGTGACGCCCTTGCCGAGACCCGCGCGGGTCACGGGCCGGGCGCGGCTTCCGGACTTCAAAACGCGGCATAG
- a CDS encoding chemotaxis protein CheC — MELNEMQLDGLREIANIGSGTAATALSSMLGRSVDLNVPTALALELADAVDSVGKPDDDVTAVVLGVMGDLDATVVLLFDPTSAATICSLLGVDPSDSEMALSALGEVGNILGSSYIGAMGQMAGLEIEPMPPAALADMLGAIVATALATTAVDTDFALLLDSEMVVEDSECSFGVLFVPSADGVERLLAGLGLAEAA; from the coding sequence ATGGAACTGAACGAGATGCAGCTCGACGGGCTGCGCGAGATCGCAAATATCGGCTCGGGGACCGCCGCGACGGCCCTCTCGAGCATGCTCGGCCGCTCGGTCGACCTGAACGTGCCCACGGCGCTCGCCCTCGAGCTGGCCGACGCGGTCGACTCCGTCGGCAAGCCCGACGACGACGTCACCGCCGTCGTGCTCGGCGTCATGGGCGACCTCGACGCCACCGTCGTCCTCCTGTTCGACCCGACCAGCGCCGCCACGATCTGCTCGCTGCTCGGCGTCGACCCCTCCGACTCCGAGATGGCGCTGTCCGCGCTCGGCGAGGTGGGCAACATCCTCGGCAGCTCCTACATCGGCGCGATGGGCCAGATGGCCGGCCTCGAGATCGAGCCGATGCCGCCGGCCGCGCTGGCCGACATGCTCGGCGCGATCGTCGCGACGGCGCTCGCCACGACCGCGGTCGACACCGACTTCGCCCTCCTGCTCGACTCCGAGATGGTGGTCGAGGACTCCGAGTGCAGCTTCGGCGTGCTCTTCGTCCCGAGCGCCGACGGCGTCGAGCGCCTCCTGGCCGGTCTCGGCCTGGCGGAGGCCGCCTAG